One Capsicum annuum cultivar UCD-10X-F1 chromosome 2, UCD10Xv1.1, whole genome shotgun sequence genomic window carries:
- the LOC107859355 gene encoding MACPF domain-containing protein NSL1, with translation MMAFNPSSKMDPQTAAEKAVSVIGLGYDLTSDIRLTACKTGPTGSGLIEVDQKSTKDLVVPGGVVVSNVSTSIKCDKGERTRFRSDALSFNQMSEQMNQELSLSGKIPSGLFNAMFGHKGCWQNDAASTKLLAFDGWFMTLYNIELVRSHLTLSEQVKQDVPSSWDPPALAEFIEKYGTHIVVGVKMGGKDVIHIKQLQSSILPPVEVQKLLKQLADEKFSEDVNGCQIANSVRSSDKSKDEKSIFSDPHLPFANSMRPSIMSHSKADDLLSIHIRRGGLDLGQSHSQWLPTVSQSPNVISMSFVPIASLLSGVRGSGFLSHAINLYLRYKPPIEELEQFLEFQLPRQWAPAYSDLPLGHRHRKQASPSLQFTLMGPRLYVNTIKVDSGNRPVTGIRLYLEGKRSDHLAIHLQHLSALPQSIQLTDDLSYEPVDEPVERGYLEPVKWSIFSHVCTAPVEYRGTRIDDSASIVTKAWFEVKVIGMKKVLFLRLGFSMVASAKIRRSEWEGPATTCRKSGLISMLITTPFSTKLNQPQKPAKVDLNSAVYPGGPPSPAKAPKMSHFVDTTEMVRGPEKSPGYWVVTGAKLCVEDSRIRIKVKYSLLTIFTEDSLLI, from the exons ATGATGGCGTTTAATCCTAGTAGTAAAATGGACCCACAAACGGCTGCTGAAAAAGCCGTTTCAGTGATCGGGTTAGGTTATGATTTGACTAGTGATATCCGGTTGACGGCATGTAAAACCGGTCCGACCGGGTCCGGTTTGATTGAGGTTGATCAAAAGTCGACTAAGGACTTGGTGGTGCCTGGTGGGGTGGTGGTTTCTAATGTTTCGACTTCTATTAAGTGTGATAAAGGTGAACGAACTAGGTTTCGCTCTGATGCTCTTTCTTTTAATCAg ATGTCAGAGCAAATGAATCAGGAGTTGTCACTGTCCGGTAAGATACCTTCTGGTTTGTTTAATGCGATGTTTGGTCATAAGGGATGCTGGCAAAATGATGCAGCTTCGACAAAGCTTCTTGCTTTTGAtggttggttcatgaccttgtaCAATATCGAGTTAGTGAGATCTCATCTAACACTATCTGAGCAAGTGAAGCAAGATGTGCCTTCTTCATGGGATCCTCCTGCACTTGCAGA GTTTATTGAAAAATATGGCACCCATATTGTTGTTGGTGTAAAGATGGGAGGTAAAGATGTAATTCACATAAAGCAGCTGCAAAGTTCCATTCTTCCGCCAGTCGAGGTGCAGAAATTACTTAAGCAATTAGCTGATGAAAAATTTTCAGAAGATGTAAATGGATGCCAGATAGCAAATTCTGTTAGATCCTCTGACAAATCAAAG GATGAAAAATCAATATTCTCAGATCCTCATCTACCTTTTGCAAACTCAATGAGACCATCTATTATGTCTCACTCAAAAGCTGAT GATCTACTAAGTATTCATATCCGTCGAGGAGGTCTTGATTTGGGTCAAAGTCATAGCCAGTGGCTTCCTACTGTATCACAGTCTCCAAATGTCATATCAATGTCGTTTGTGCCAATCGCCTCACTTTTGAGTGGTGTAAGGGGCAGTGGATTTCTAAGCCATGCAATTAATCTTTACTTGCGAT ATAAACCGCCAATCGAGGAACTTGAACAATTTTTAGAATTTCAGTTACCTCGGCAGTGGGCTCCAGCATATAGTGATCTTCCTCTTGGGCATCGCCACAGAAAACAAGCCTCTCCATCCCTGCAGTTCACTTTGATGGGTCCAAGGCTATATGTCAACACTATAAAG GTTGACTCTGGAAATAGGCCAGTAACTGGAATTCGGTTATACTTGGAAGGTAAAAGGAGTGATCACCTGGCTATCCACCTTCAACATCTATCAGCACTTCCTCAAAGTATCCAACTAACAGATGATCTTAGCTATGAGCCTGTGGATGAACCAGTTGAACGAGGGTATTTAGAACCTGTCAAATGGAGCATATTTTCACACGTTTGCACTGCTCCAGTAGAATACCGCGGAACACGAATAGATGACTCTGCTTCTATTGTGACCAAGGCCTGGTTTGAGGTGAAGGTTATTGGAATGAAGAAGGTCCTCTTCCTGAGGCTGGGATTCTCGATGGTCGCCTCAGCGAAGATCCGCCGATCAGAGTGGGAAGGACCAGCAACCACATGTCGAAAATCTGGTTTGATCTCAATGCTGATCACCACCCCTTTCAGTACGAAGCTAAACCAACCACAGAAGCCAGCAAAGGTGGACTTGAATTCTGCGGTTTATCCTGGTGGTCCGCCTTCACCGGCAAAGGCACCAAAGATGTCACACTTTGTTGACACAACAGAAATGGTAAGAGGTCCGGAGAAGTCACCTGGCTACTGGGTGGTCACTGGTGCAAAGCTCTGTGTAGAAGATAGCAGGATAAGAATCAAAGTGAAGTACTCCCTCTTAACCATATTTACGGAGGACTCATTGTTGATATAA